Proteins found in one Lutimonas zeaxanthinifaciens genomic segment:
- a CDS encoding alpha-amylase family glycosyl hydrolase, with translation MLKNLMLVCLLITLTFSACKKETQGTAKSNTQDSNKEAVNEETPFLWENANLYFLLTDRFNNADPANDINFERNLPTAPMRGFQGGDIKGITAKIKDGYFTDLGINAIWFTPVVEQIHGGTDEGTGFTYGFHGYWAKDWTSLDPNFGTMEDLAELVKVAHENKIRIVMDAVINHTGPVTEKDPVWPSEWVRTSPKCEFNSYETAVTCTLVENLPDILTESNENVDLPEGLINKWKAEGRYEQEMAELDSFFERTGYPRAPRFYIIKWLSDFVRDFGIDGFRADTVRHIEEAVWAEFKKECDDAFLEWKNNNPESVLDNNDFYMVGEVYGYYIISTGKSFDFGDVKVNYYDHGFDSMINFEFKQSAEQHYEQIFSTYSDMLNNDKSGFQVLNYLTSHDDSTPFDKERAKPYETATKLLLSPGTAQVYYGDESARNLSIEGTQGDATLRSFMNWEEINSNPETQALLKHWQKLGKFRIAHPSVGAGSHKMISESPYVFQRQFNKGNFEDAVVVALDLEEGTHKIPVGNSFKEGAALRDAYSGNQTIVKNGAVEIHSTHSIILLEEVR, from the coding sequence ATGTTAAAGAATCTGATGCTTGTATGTCTATTGATCACGCTAACTTTCTCGGCATGTAAAAAAGAAACACAAGGCACTGCTAAATCGAATACACAGGATTCAAATAAGGAGGCTGTGAATGAAGAAACACCCTTTTTATGGGAAAATGCCAATTTATACTTCCTGCTTACTGACAGGTTCAATAATGCCGACCCTGCAAACGACATCAACTTTGAAAGAAATTTGCCTACGGCCCCAATGAGAGGATTCCAGGGTGGCGATATTAAAGGAATTACTGCAAAGATAAAAGACGGCTATTTCACTGATTTGGGAATCAACGCCATCTGGTTTACCCCCGTGGTGGAACAAATTCACGGAGGCACTGATGAAGGAACAGGGTTTACTTATGGATTTCATGGATATTGGGCAAAAGACTGGACGTCACTGGATCCAAACTTTGGAACTATGGAAGATCTTGCGGAACTTGTAAAAGTTGCTCATGAAAATAAGATTCGAATCGTAATGGATGCTGTGATCAATCACACGGGCCCAGTTACTGAAAAAGATCCTGTCTGGCCATCAGAATGGGTTAGAACCAGCCCTAAATGCGAATTTAATTCTTATGAAACTGCTGTTACCTGCACCCTGGTTGAAAATCTTCCGGACATCCTGACTGAATCGAATGAGAATGTAGATCTTCCTGAAGGGCTTATCAATAAGTGGAAAGCAGAAGGAAGGTATGAACAGGAAATGGCAGAGCTTGATTCCTTCTTTGAAAGGACTGGATATCCCAGGGCTCCCAGATTCTATATTATTAAATGGCTATCTGATTTTGTAAGAGATTTTGGTATAGATGGATTTAGAGCGGATACGGTAAGACATATAGAAGAAGCAGTATGGGCGGAGTTTAAAAAGGAATGTGATGATGCCTTCTTGGAATGGAAAAACAATAATCCTGAGTCTGTCCTTGACAACAATGACTTTTATATGGTTGGTGAAGTTTATGGATACTATATTATTTCAACGGGAAAAAGTTTCGACTTCGGAGATGTGAAAGTGAATTACTATGATCATGGTTTTGATAGCATGATCAATTTTGAGTTCAAACAAAGTGCGGAGCAGCATTATGAACAAATTTTTTCGACCTATAGCGATATGCTCAATAACGATAAATCCGGTTTTCAGGTATTGAATTACCTGACATCTCATGATGATTCTACTCCTTTCGATAAAGAAAGAGCTAAACCTTATGAAACGGCCACAAAACTCTTATTATCTCCTGGAACGGCTCAGGTCTATTACGGGGATGAATCTGCACGTAACCTTAGTATCGAGGGAACACAGGGCGATGCCACCCTAAGATCTTTTATGAACTGGGAGGAGATCAATTCAAATCCTGAAACCCAGGCCTTGCTGAAGCACTGGCAAAAGCTTGGTAAATTCAGGATTGCACATCCTTCAGTTGGTGCTGGAAGCCATAAAATGATCAGTGAATCTCCTTACGTTTTCCAAAGACAATTTAACAAAGGGAACTTTGAAGATGCTGTAGTGGTGGCACTGGATCTTGAAGAGGGTACGCACAAGATTCCTGTTGGTAACAGTTTTAAAGAAGGAGCGGCGTTAAGAGATGCTTATTCAGGAAACCAAACAATAGTAAAAAACGGTGCTGTTGAAATACATAGCACTCACTCGATAATTTTATTGGAAGAAGTAAGATAA
- a CDS encoding nicotinate-nucleotide adenylyltransferase, with protein MKKIFLGLLALGLTAQLSAQVVDDGMLPEVEVRATNYKYLNSVDNTEAAVPVKLLEDMVAKFDVKSSEFYEDGNDFYRVYFYIPEGKIVAAYDRDGKILYTIEKFKNVALPDNVASAVAERFPGWSIDKDVYRVNYDVDLGTNKRYKLVLKNGKKTIRVKVDEDGVFL; from the coding sequence ATGAAAAAAATATTTTTAGGTTTACTAGCACTTGGGTTAACCGCCCAATTATCTGCTCAGGTAGTCGATGACGGCATGTTACCAGAAGTTGAGGTCCGTGCCACAAACTATAAATACCTGAACAGCGTTGATAACACCGAAGCAGCGGTACCGGTGAAACTTCTTGAAGATATGGTTGCCAAATTTGATGTTAAGAGTTCTGAATTTTACGAAGATGGCAATGACTTCTATAGAGTATATTTCTACATACCTGAAGGAAAAATAGTAGCTGCCTATGATCGAGATGGAAAGATCCTTTATACCATCGAAAAGTTTAAAAACGTGGCCTTACCCGATAATGTAGCCTCTGCGGTAGCAGAAAGGTTCCCGGGATGGTCAATCGACAAGGATGTCTACAGGGTTAATTACGATGTAGATTTAGGAACAAACAAGCGCTATAAATTAGTTCTTAAAAATGGTAAAAAAACCATAAGAGTTAAAGTTGATGAAGATGGTGTTTTTCTATAG
- a CDS encoding glycoside hydrolase family 65 protein yields MNLDYIKPDDWKIIEEGFNKEHVTASESIFSIGNGAMGQRANFEEDYSGETFQGSYIGGIYYPDKTRVGWWKNGYPEYFAKVLNAPNWIGIGVKINGKPLDLNTCKVIDFSRELDMRNGVLTRSFIAEFDDGDMVKILSTRFLSMDLQEIGVIKYSVTPINFQGTIEFDPYIDAGIMNEDSNYDEFFWEILDNKQEDNEAFIISKTLKTGFQVCTGMKIELILNDYIIDVEKESVSTDKLIKYKYKTLVNSGDTFSIVKYGGYTQSMNHPNSELYNVSKNTLNVAAELGFDQLLEKQQKAWDKIWDTADITITGDIKAQQAIRFNIFQLNQTYSGDDSRLNIGPKGFTGEKYGGSTYWDTEAYCIPFYMSTKDKDVARNLLLYRYNQLDKAIENAEKLGFTNGAALYPMVTMNGEECHNEWEITFEEIHRNGAMVYAIYNYVNYSGDYEYVVTHGMEVILAIARFWSQRATFSGDKDQYVILGVTGPNEYENNINNNWYTNYLAKWCLEYALENLEEIKDKYPEDYVRIIEKVALDETEIANWTEVADRMYFPYSEKYEVFLQQDGFLDKELIPADQLLKADRPINQNWSWDRILRSPYIKQADVLQGFYFFENLFEQDTLEKHFDFYEPLTVHESSLSPCVHSILAAKIGRIDKAYEMYLRTSRLDLDDYNHEVHEGLHITSMAGTWLSIVQGFGGMRNFNDQLSFDPVIPKNWKSYSFKIKYRDHTIKVFKNHEGCKFYNESDTPVNIIVSGKEVTIFNQDLVIL; encoded by the coding sequence ATGAATTTAGATTATATCAAACCAGATGACTGGAAAATAATTGAAGAAGGATTCAACAAAGAACATGTTACTGCTTCAGAAAGTATCTTTAGCATAGGAAATGGCGCCATGGGACAACGAGCCAATTTTGAGGAAGATTATAGTGGCGAAACTTTTCAGGGAAGTTATATAGGTGGAATATACTATCCGGACAAAACTCGCGTTGGCTGGTGGAAAAACGGATATCCCGAATATTTTGCCAAGGTATTAAATGCCCCGAACTGGATTGGAATCGGCGTTAAGATCAATGGGAAACCCCTCGATCTGAATACCTGCAAAGTAATCGATTTTTCTCGTGAACTTGATATGAGAAATGGAGTCTTGACCAGATCATTTATTGCTGAATTCGACGATGGAGATATGGTGAAAATTTTGTCTACCAGGTTTCTGAGTATGGACCTTCAGGAAATTGGGGTCATAAAGTACAGTGTTACCCCGATCAATTTTCAGGGTACAATTGAATTTGATCCATATATTGATGCCGGAATCATGAATGAAGATAGCAATTACGATGAATTCTTCTGGGAAATTCTGGACAACAAACAAGAAGATAACGAAGCCTTTATCATCTCAAAAACCTTGAAAACAGGATTTCAGGTATGCACCGGGATGAAGATCGAACTTATTCTTAATGATTACATTATTGATGTTGAAAAAGAATCGGTTTCTACGGACAAATTGATTAAATATAAATATAAAACACTGGTAAACAGTGGAGATACCTTTTCGATTGTAAAGTATGGGGGATACACCCAATCCATGAATCATCCGAATTCTGAGCTTTATAATGTCTCTAAGAATACTTTGAATGTTGCTGCCGAACTTGGATTTGACCAACTTTTAGAAAAGCAACAGAAGGCCTGGGATAAAATATGGGATACAGCCGACATCACGATCACCGGTGATATCAAGGCTCAACAGGCAATCCGATTTAATATTTTCCAATTGAATCAAACATATTCAGGGGATGATTCAAGATTGAATATCGGTCCAAAAGGGTTTACAGGTGAAAAGTATGGAGGTAGTACCTATTGGGATACCGAAGCGTACTGCATACCTTTTTACATGAGTACGAAGGATAAGGACGTGGCCAGAAACTTACTCCTGTACAGATATAATCAATTGGACAAAGCCATTGAGAATGCTGAAAAATTAGGATTTACCAATGGTGCTGCCCTTTATCCCATGGTGACAATGAATGGTGAGGAATGCCATAACGAATGGGAAATTACTTTTGAGGAAATTCACCGTAACGGAGCCATGGTTTATGCTATTTATAATTATGTGAATTACAGTGGAGACTATGAGTACGTTGTAACGCATGGGATGGAAGTAATTTTGGCCATTGCACGGTTCTGGAGCCAAAGAGCCACCTTCTCCGGCGACAAAGACCAATATGTCATTCTGGGCGTAACCGGACCTAATGAATATGAAAATAACATCAACAATAACTGGTATACAAATTATCTGGCCAAATGGTGCCTTGAATATGCACTCGAAAATCTGGAGGAAATAAAAGATAAATATCCTGAAGATTACGTCCGCATCATTGAAAAAGTGGCATTGGACGAGACCGAAATAGCCAACTGGACTGAAGTGGCTGATCGAATGTATTTCCCATATAGTGAAAAATATGAAGTTTTTCTTCAACAGGATGGGTTTCTGGATAAAGAACTTATTCCAGCGGATCAGTTATTAAAAGCTGACAGGCCTATCAATCAAAACTGGTCCTGGGACAGAATATTGAGATCCCCTTATATCAAACAAGCTGACGTTCTTCAGGGCTTTTATTTCTTTGAGAACCTTTTTGAACAGGACACCCTGGAAAAGCATTTTGATTTTTATGAGCCCCTGACTGTCCATGAATCTTCCTTATCTCCTTGCGTACATTCGATTCTTGCGGCTAAAATTGGAAGAATTGATAAGGCCTATGAAATGTATCTCAGAACCTCAAGACTGGATCTTGATGATTACAATCATGAAGTTCACGAAGGTTTGCATATCACCTCGATGGCGGGAACCTGGCTATCCATCGTTCAAGGGTTCGGAGGAATGCGTAACTTCAATGATCAACTTTCATTTGACCCGGTAATTCCAAAAAACTGGAAATCATACTCGTTTAAGATCAAATACAGAGATCATACAATTAAGGTTTTCAAAAATCATGAAGGCTGTAAATTTTACAATGAATCTGATACGCCTGTAAATATTATCGTTTCCGGAAAAGAGGTTACTATTTTTAATCAGGATCTGGTCATACTTTAA
- a CDS encoding universal stress protein — protein MKKILLPTDFSENSINAIEYATELFKDMNCKFYLLNVFKIPYLANEELMEHNATQLAALEEEMYDHSIEEMNKLLEKIPKNSKHEYETISDYNLFSLAVHQVVTEKEIELIIMGTKGATGAKEIFMGSNTSDVIMRNACNVIAIPENHTFKFPKEIVFPTDFEIRYSSDDLAPLLDLVRKFDSSIRVVHFSDSDELEEHQIENKRVLDSFLKNANHAYYTLSNDDFDEGINCFVQSRANIDMIMIIGRHYGFFERLFFKPKVRTLSFHTKVPLFVVHHKTE, from the coding sequence ATGAAAAAGATTCTCTTACCCACGGACTTCTCTGAGAATTCCATAAATGCTATTGAATATGCCACGGAGCTGTTTAAGGATATGAACTGTAAATTCTATCTTCTGAATGTTTTCAAAATTCCGTATTTGGCAAATGAGGAATTAATGGAGCATAACGCCACACAATTGGCGGCACTGGAAGAAGAAATGTACGATCATTCCATTGAAGAAATGAATAAACTTCTCGAAAAAATTCCGAAAAACTCGAAGCATGAGTATGAAACCATCAGCGATTATAATTTATTTAGCCTCGCAGTTCATCAGGTTGTGACCGAAAAGGAGATCGAACTGATCATTATGGGAACAAAGGGAGCAACAGGAGCAAAGGAAATATTTATGGGAAGTAATACCAGCGATGTAATAATGAGAAATGCGTGTAACGTGATTGCCATTCCGGAAAATCATACGTTTAAGTTTCCTAAAGAAATTGTATTCCCAACCGATTTTGAAATCAGATACAGTTCAGATGACCTGGCACCCTTATTGGATCTGGTCAGAAAATTTGATTCCTCGATTCGCGTTGTTCACTTTAGTGATAGTGATGAATTGGAAGAACATCAAATTGAAAACAAAAGGGTCCTGGATTCCTTTTTGAAAAATGCAAATCACGCGTATTACACCTTGTCAAATGATGATTTCGACGAAGGTATCAATTGCTTTGTTCAGAGCAGAGCAAATATTGACATGATCATGATCATAGGTCGTCACTACGGTTTTTTTGAAAGACTATTTTTTAAACCGAAAGTAAGAACCTTGAGTTTCCATACGAAGGTACCTTTGTTTGTGGTACATCATAAAACCGAATAG
- a CDS encoding Hsp20/alpha crystallin family protein yields the protein MTLVKFKRPRLPWYDSMFTDLLGSDRLLTNDFFMEDKWIPAMNIKETEDSYDIEFAAPGFNKKDFEVCIENGVLKIEAENSEEKKKEKKDYTRREFNYNSFYRSFTLPENVNEDEKIDATYKRGILKLVLNKVPEVEPTPKHMIEVH from the coding sequence ATGACTCTTGTAAAATTTAAAAGACCCAGATTACCTTGGTACGACAGCATGTTCACAGATCTTTTAGGTTCTGACAGGTTGCTTACCAATGACTTTTTTATGGAAGACAAATGGATTCCGGCAATGAATATCAAAGAAACTGAGGATTCCTATGATATCGAATTTGCAGCTCCAGGTTTTAATAAAAAAGATTTTGAAGTATGTATTGAGAACGGTGTGTTAAAAATCGAAGCTGAAAATAGCGAGGAGAAAAAGAAAGAGAAAAAAGATTACACTCGTCGAGAGTTTAACTACAATTCTTTTTACAGATCATTTACTTTACCCGAGAACGTAAATGAAGACGAAAAGATCGATGCGACCTACAAACGTGGTATCTTGAAATTAGTTTTGAACAAAGTTCCTGAAGTGGAACCTACCCCAAAACATATGATTGAGGTTCATTGA
- a CDS encoding alpha-amylase family protein yields MKKTAILFIISLFGLFFSCSNNNNDQNIPEMKDDKHKKVIYQVFTRLFGNDNSTNKPWGTIEENGVGKFNDFDDKALKGIKDLGVTHIWYTGVLHHAMVTDYTAYGISNDDPDVVKGRAGSPYAVKDYYSVDPDLAEDPAQRMQEFEALIGRTHEQDMKVIIDIVPNHIARKYEGLNNPEGVVDFGAYDDDSVAYKRDNNFYYINGASFEVPEWRDNYQPLGGETHPLADSKFVENPAKWTGNGSRLSRPDQNDWYETVKINYGIAPDGSKDFDSLPEGYDQLDYKAHYEFWNGKNVPDSWIKFRDIALFWLAKGVDGLRYDMAEMVPVEFWSYMNSSIKMEYPEALLLAEVYNPSLYRDYIHLGKMDYLYDKVGFYDSIKHIVQGHGWTDHIPKVQEEVNDIEHQMLHFLENHDEQRIASPDFAGSAEKGKPAMVVSTTISTSPTLLYFAQEIGEPGAENAGFGSPTRTSIFDYVGVPSLQRWTNHKKFDGGLLHPEERKLRAFYQKLLSFTIQSEALMGDYREIHYFNKDRNPAYDHRIFSFVRWSRNEHLVIISNFDENNHYRTDLIIPEDIIREWGLKDGSFQMIDELSENSRNELIVTDGEGKILIDLGPLDSNIFRLQKNK; encoded by the coding sequence ATGAAAAAGACAGCTATTCTTTTTATAATTTCATTATTCGGCTTATTTTTCAGCTGTTCTAATAATAATAATGATCAAAATATTCCTGAAATGAAGGATGATAAGCATAAAAAAGTAATCTATCAGGTTTTCACCCGCCTTTTTGGGAATGATAACAGTACCAATAAACCCTGGGGAACCATTGAAGAAAATGGTGTCGGAAAATTTAATGATTTTGATGACAAAGCCTTAAAAGGTATCAAAGATCTGGGGGTAACGCATATTTGGTATACGGGCGTATTACATCATGCCATGGTTACAGATTACACTGCATACGGAATCTCTAACGATGATCCGGATGTTGTAAAAGGAAGAGCCGGATCACCTTATGCCGTAAAGGATTATTACAGTGTGGACCCGGATCTCGCCGAGGATCCGGCCCAACGAATGCAGGAGTTCGAAGCCCTCATTGGACGGACTCATGAACAGGACATGAAGGTAATTATTGACATCGTTCCGAATCATATTGCCAGAAAATATGAAGGCCTGAACAACCCGGAAGGTGTTGTGGATTTCGGTGCCTATGATGATGATTCAGTTGCCTATAAAAGAGATAACAATTTTTATTATATCAATGGAGCATCTTTTGAGGTTCCTGAATGGAGAGATAATTACCAGCCCTTAGGCGGGGAAACCCATCCTCTTGCCGATAGCAAATTTGTAGAGAATCCGGCAAAATGGACCGGAAACGGGTCCCGATTATCCCGTCCCGATCAAAATGACTGGTATGAAACAGTTAAAATAAATTATGGAATTGCACCGGATGGATCTAAGGATTTTGATAGTCTTCCTGAGGGCTATGATCAGCTTGATTACAAAGCTCATTATGAATTCTGGAATGGCAAGAATGTTCCAGATTCCTGGATCAAATTCAGGGATATTGCCTTGTTCTGGCTTGCCAAAGGAGTGGATGGCCTCAGGTATGACATGGCTGAAATGGTTCCTGTAGAATTTTGGAGCTATATGAATTCTTCCATAAAAATGGAATACCCGGAAGCCTTGTTACTGGCTGAAGTTTATAATCCGAGCCTGTATCGCGATTATATCCATTTAGGTAAAATGGATTATTTATACGATAAAGTTGGATTTTATGACAGCATCAAACACATTGTACAGGGTCATGGCTGGACAGATCATATTCCCAAAGTCCAGGAAGAAGTGAATGATATAGAACATCAGATGCTTCACTTTCTTGAAAATCATGATGAACAAAGAATCGCAAGTCCTGATTTTGCGGGGTCTGCTGAAAAAGGAAAGCCTGCCATGGTAGTCTCTACAACCATCAGTACCTCTCCAACACTTTTGTATTTCGCTCAGGAAATTGGAGAGCCGGGGGCCGAAAATGCCGGTTTTGGTTCGCCTACCCGCACCTCGATTTTCGACTATGTGGGGGTTCCTTCTTTACAGCGCTGGACAAATCATAAAAAATTTGACGGGGGATTGCTTCATCCCGAAGAACGAAAACTTAGAGCTTTTTATCAAAAATTACTGTCTTTCACTATACAAAGTGAGGCCCTGATGGGAGACTACAGAGAAATTCACTATTTCAATAAAGATCGTAATCCTGCATACGATCATCGGATTTTTTCTTTTGTGCGATGGAGCCGGAATGAACATTTGGTGATCATTTCTAATTTTGACGAAAACAACCATTATAGAACTGACTTGATCATTCCTGAAGATATTATCAGAGAGTGGGGGCTCAAAGACGGATCTTTTCAAATGATCGATGAGCTTTCGGAAAACTCAAGGAACGAATTGATTGTTACTGACGGAGAGGGGAAAATCCTTATCGATCTGGGTCCTCTTGATTCGAATATTTTCCGGTTACAAAAAAATAAATAG
- a CDS encoding cyclomaltodextrinase C-terminal domain-containing protein yields the protein MQSYLKALLQFRKNSETIHKGKTVHFAPKEGIYLMFRVLNDETVVLILNKNDKEVELDLARFKEMVLDGREMTDIITGENLIWKDKLVLKEKGATVLKTK from the coding sequence ATGCAGTCATATTTAAAGGCACTTTTACAGTTTAGAAAAAACTCGGAAACGATTCACAAGGGGAAAACAGTACACTTTGCTCCTAAAGAAGGTATTTATCTAATGTTTAGAGTGTTAAATGACGAAACTGTGGTTTTGATCCTTAACAAGAATGATAAGGAAGTTGAATTGGATTTAGCTCGATTCAAGGAAATGGTTCTGGACGGCAGGGAAATGACAGATATCATTACTGGTGAGAATTTAATCTGGAAGGATAAATTAGTTCTTAAAGAAAAAGGTGCAACTGTTTTGAAGACAAAATAG
- the pgmB gene encoding beta-phosphoglucomutase, which translates to MSNKAFIFDLDGVIVDTAKYHYLAWRELANQLGFDFSHEQNELLKGVSRVRSLEILLDIGKVQLEDDEKEKYLHEKNEQYLKYIAKMNDSEILPGIDSVLHYLKKEKIPFALGSASKNARLILKTLNLLDLFDAIVDGNDVSTAKPDPEVFLIGAEKLGIPVKECIVVEDAKAGIEAAARAGMTSIGIGDPVVLEKADYNLINTNELTIDFVKKLIA; encoded by the coding sequence ATGAGTAATAAGGCCTTTATATTTGATCTTGATGGTGTAATTGTAGATACGGCAAAGTATCACTATCTGGCTTGGCGCGAACTGGCAAATCAATTAGGATTTGATTTTAGCCACGAACAAAATGAATTACTAAAAGGTGTAAGCCGAGTACGATCTCTGGAAATTCTCCTTGATATTGGAAAGGTACAGCTTGAAGATGATGAAAAAGAAAAATATCTTCATGAAAAGAATGAACAGTACCTGAAATATATTGCCAAGATGAACGATTCTGAAATCTTGCCTGGTATTGACTCTGTTTTACATTATTTAAAAAAGGAAAAAATTCCTTTTGCATTGGGATCTGCAAGTAAGAATGCTCGACTTATTCTTAAAACCCTGAATCTTCTGGACCTCTTCGATGCCATTGTTGACGGAAATGATGTCAGCACGGCTAAACCTGATCCTGAAGTGTTTCTAATAGGTGCAGAAAAGCTTGGTATTCCAGTCAAGGAATGTATTGTGGTTGAAGATGCCAAAGCCGGGATTGAGGCTGCGGCCCGGGCCGGAATGACAAGTATAGGGATTGGTGACCCGGTGGTTTTGGAAAAAGCCGATTATAACCTGATAAATACAAATGAATTAACTATTGATTTCGTAAAGAAATTAATCGCTTAA
- a CDS encoding alpha/beta hydrolase — MLKIGCSYHHLILIFLLLYSELLSGQVTFVIDEIPDNTSPEDSIFISGNFEGWTGGQNNFRFIPGEGKYFYTLNELGEKSIEFKFTRGSWASVEVDQEGLQIENRTYTFSHKIDTVKIGISQWHDFTPEHSTSSKNVHLLSENYNMFPLEKKRRVWIYLPEGYETNNKSYPVLYMHDGQNLFDNSTAFSGEWEVDETLDKLQDSMGLEIIVVGIENGGVERINEYSTWNLKNYPTKAQGAQYVRFITENLKPFVDKQYRTLKEAEHTGIMGSSLGGLISFYAATEYPQVFGKSGVFSPSFPMLDEEIEINKSNPELQKLKIYFMSGGLESPDMVSKMTQISEKMIRSGLPEKNIKLRVNPDGKHNEKLWRMEFERAVIWLFEN; from the coding sequence ATGCTGAAAATAGGTTGTTCATATCACCATCTTATTCTGATTTTCCTGCTACTCTACTCTGAATTATTATCAGGTCAGGTAACTTTTGTTATTGATGAAATTCCTGATAATACGTCGCCCGAGGACAGCATTTTTATTTCGGGAAATTTCGAAGGATGGACAGGTGGGCAGAACAACTTTAGATTCATTCCTGGAGAAGGAAAGTATTTTTACACCTTAAATGAATTAGGTGAAAAGTCTATCGAATTCAAATTTACAAGAGGGTCTTGGGCTAGTGTGGAAGTTGATCAAGAGGGATTACAAATAGAGAATAGAACCTATACTTTTTCTCATAAAATCGATACGGTAAAAATCGGTATTTCCCAATGGCATGACTTCACCCCGGAGCACAGTACTTCCTCGAAAAATGTACACCTCCTGTCTGAAAACTATAATATGTTTCCCTTGGAAAAGAAAAGAAGGGTCTGGATTTATCTTCCTGAAGGATATGAAACTAATAATAAGAGCTATCCTGTTTTGTACATGCATGACGGGCAGAATTTATTTGATAATTCCACAGCTTTCAGCGGAGAATGGGAAGTTGATGAGACCCTGGATAAACTGCAGGATTCAATGGGCCTGGAGATTATTGTTGTAGGAATAGAAAATGGAGGGGTAGAAAGAATAAATGAATATTCAACCTGGAACCTTAAAAATTATCCAACTAAAGCCCAGGGAGCCCAGTATGTGAGATTCATTACAGAGAATTTAAAACCCTTTGTGGACAAACAATACCGTACACTAAAGGAAGCTGAACATACAGGTATCATGGGAAGTTCCCTTGGTGGCCTGATCTCATTTTATGCGGCAACTGAATACCCTCAGGTATTTGGAAAATCCGGAGTGTTTTCACCTTCATTTCCAATGTTAGACGAGGAAATTGAAATCAATAAGAGCAATCCTGAACTTCAAAAACTCAAAATATACTTTATGTCAGGAGGCCTTGAAAGTCCTGACATGGTGAGCAAAATGACTCAGATTTCTGAAAAAATGATCAGGTCAGGCCTACCCGAAAAAAATATTAAACTGAGGGTTAACCCGGATGGAAAACACAATGAAAAGCTTTGGAGGATGGAATTTGAAAGGGCTGTAATCTGGTTATTTGAAAACTAA